In one window of Tenacibaculum mesophilum DNA:
- a CDS encoding DEAD/DEAH box helicase → MSTFLDLGLQEPINKALTDLGYEKPTVIQEKAIPQIISSTEDLKAFAQTGTGKTAAFSLPIIELADQTSTHTQAIILSPTRELAVQIGKNIEDFSKYLPNLKVATVYGGANIEEQIRKLKKGVQIVVGTPGRTVDLIKRRALKLGNVQWLVLDEADEMLNMGFKDELDQVLEATPNTKQTLLFSATFPREVEDIAKNYMTNPVEVTSGQKNQGSDNVSHEYYLVNEKTRYPALKRVADLNPDIYGIVFCRTRRETQEVANNLIRDGYNADSLHGDLSQAQRDSVMEKFRKKNIQILVATDVAARGLDVNNLTHVINHKLPDQIENYNHRSGRTGRAGNKGVSIALVSKKEQGRLRPIERIIKKQFVHTPIPSGKEICQNQLFHLIDKVHNTEVNTEQIEGFLPSIYEKLEDLSREELIQKFVSLEFNTFLSYYENAPDLNNLSSRENSRGRSSSENMTRFFINLGRKDRLNPAKLIGLINDQNIGDKIEIGAIDILDTFSFFEIDKNFEKETLDAFAANDPDFNGRSVNIEITKNDRSGGGRKSRRSGGGFNGKKRRSDKPTDSRKSFGRRRNENNSSRRNDNKPAAGFGRKRRRD, encoded by the coding sequence ATGTCAACATTTTTAGATTTAGGTTTGCAAGAACCTATCAATAAGGCATTAACCGATTTAGGTTATGAAAAGCCAACAGTAATTCAAGAAAAAGCAATTCCACAAATAATTTCTTCTACAGAAGATTTAAAAGCATTTGCACAAACAGGTACAGGTAAAACTGCTGCCTTTAGTTTACCTATTATTGAACTTGCTGATCAAACAAGCACACACACACAAGCAATCATCTTATCTCCTACTCGTGAACTAGCAGTACAAATAGGAAAAAACATTGAAGACTTTTCAAAGTATTTACCTAACTTAAAAGTAGCTACTGTTTATGGTGGAGCTAATATTGAAGAGCAAATAAGAAAACTTAAAAAAGGTGTTCAAATAGTTGTAGGTACTCCTGGTAGAACTGTAGACTTAATTAAAAGAAGAGCTTTAAAGCTTGGTAATGTACAATGGTTAGTACTTGACGAAGCTGATGAAATGCTTAACATGGGCTTTAAAGATGAACTAGACCAAGTTTTAGAAGCTACACCAAACACCAAACAAACATTATTGTTTTCTGCAACTTTTCCTAGAGAAGTAGAAGATATTGCAAAAAACTACATGACTAACCCTGTAGAAGTTACATCTGGACAAAAAAACCAAGGCTCAGATAATGTAAGTCATGAGTATTACTTAGTAAACGAAAAAACTCGTTATCCTGCTTTAAAAAGAGTAGCTGATTTAAACCCTGATATTTACGGAATTGTTTTCTGTAGAACACGTAGAGAAACACAAGAAGTAGCTAATAATCTTATTAGAGATGGTTATAATGCTGATTCTTTACATGGTGATTTATCACAAGCTCAACGTGACTCTGTAATGGAGAAGTTTCGTAAAAAGAACATTCAAATATTAGTAGCTACTGATGTTGCTGCTCGTGGATTGGACGTTAACAACTTAACACACGTTATTAATCATAAATTACCAGATCAAATTGAAAACTACAATCACCGTAGTGGTAGAACTGGTAGAGCCGGTAACAAAGGAGTTTCCATTGCTTTAGTAAGCAAAAAAGAACAAGGCAGGTTACGTCCTATTGAACGTATTATAAAAAAACAATTTGTTCACACTCCTATTCCATCTGGCAAGGAAATATGTCAAAACCAATTATTTCATTTAATTGATAAAGTTCATAATACTGAGGTAAACACAGAACAAATTGAAGGTTTTTTACCAAGTATTTACGAAAAATTAGAAGATTTAAGTCGTGAAGAGTTAATTCAAAAGTTTGTTTCTTTAGAGTTTAACACCTTCTTATCTTACTACGAAAATGCTCCTGATTTAAACAACTTATCTTCAAGAGAAAATTCAAGAGGACGTTCTTCTAGTGAAAACATGACCCGTTTCTTCATCAATTTAGGAAGAAAAGATCGTTTAAACCCAGCCAAGTTAATTGGTTTAATCAACGATCAGAACATTGGTGATAAAATTGAAATTGGAGCTATAGATATATTAGATACTTTTTCTTTCTTTGAAATCGATAAAAACTTCGAAAAAGAAACTTTAGATGCCTTTGCAGCAAATGATCCAGATTTTAATGGACGATCAGTGAATATCGAAATTACTAAAAACGATCGTAGTGGTGGTGGAAGAAAATCACGTAGAAGTGGTGGCGGATTCAATGGTAAAAAACGTAGAAGTGATAAGCCTACTGATAGCAGAAAAAGTTTTGGTAGAAGACGTAACGAAAACAACTCCTCAAGAAGAAATGATAACAAACCTGCTGCAGGTTTTGGTAGAAAACGTAGAAGAGATTAA